One Litorilinea aerophila genomic window carries:
- a CDS encoding ABC transporter ATP-binding protein yields MTEAELAFELRDITKRFPGVVACDRVTFSARKGEVHALLGENGAGKSTLMNILSGLYRPDEGTIFIQGRPVNFHSPRDAIQAGVGMVHQHFMLVPSQTVAENVILGLNHVGFILDTRAIEAEVRRLGEQYGLPVDPTAKVWQLSVGEQQRVEIIKMLYRGAEILILDEPTAVLTPQEAQELFRTLREMTAAGKTVIFISHKLDEVLAVAHRITVLRQGRHVATVDAAAMTKAELASLMVGREVLFRVEKPPCQPGEPRLILRDVEAVDDKGVPALRGLSLTVHAGEIVGIAGVAGNGQRELAEVICGLRPTTGGEIRVVNRPVTNAPPIVMIEAGVAYVPEDRSATGTAPNLSVAENLALKGYRRPGIGGRWLVNRRAMLEEARRLVREFNIATPTVETPARKLSGGNLQKVILAREIAQQPAVTVAAYPTRGLDIGATEQVRRILIQERSQGAAILLISEDLDEILALADRILVLYEGRIIGEVPAAEANLEQIGLMMAGQKLEVQ; encoded by the coding sequence ATGACCGAAGCCGAACTGGCCTTTGAACTGCGCGACATCACCAAACGGTTCCCCGGCGTGGTGGCCTGCGACCGGGTCACCTTCAGCGCCCGCAAGGGCGAAGTCCACGCGCTGTTGGGAGAAAACGGGGCCGGGAAGTCCACGCTGATGAACATCCTCTCCGGCCTCTACCGCCCCGATGAGGGCACCATCTTCATCCAGGGCAGGCCCGTGAACTTCCACTCCCCCCGGGATGCCATCCAGGCCGGCGTGGGGATGGTCCACCAGCACTTCATGTTGGTCCCCTCCCAGACGGTGGCCGAGAATGTGATCCTGGGCCTGAACCACGTGGGCTTCATCCTGGACACCCGGGCCATCGAAGCGGAGGTGCGCCGCCTGGGGGAACAGTACGGCCTGCCCGTGGACCCCACGGCCAAGGTGTGGCAGCTTTCCGTGGGGGAACAACAGCGGGTCGAGATCATCAAGATGCTCTACCGGGGGGCGGAGATCCTGATCCTGGACGAGCCGACGGCGGTGTTGACGCCCCAGGAAGCCCAGGAGCTCTTTCGCACCCTGCGAGAGATGACCGCTGCGGGCAAAACGGTCATCTTCATCAGCCACAAGCTGGATGAAGTGCTGGCCGTGGCCCACCGCATCACAGTGTTGCGCCAGGGCCGCCACGTGGCCACCGTGGACGCCGCAGCCATGACCAAGGCGGAGCTGGCCAGCCTGATGGTGGGCCGGGAGGTGCTCTTCCGGGTGGAAAAGCCCCCCTGCCAGCCCGGCGAACCCCGCCTGATCCTCCGGGATGTGGAAGCGGTGGACGACAAAGGCGTGCCGGCCCTGCGGGGGCTTTCCCTGACCGTCCACGCGGGCGAGATTGTGGGCATCGCCGGCGTGGCGGGCAACGGACAACGGGAGCTGGCCGAGGTCATCTGCGGGCTGCGCCCCACCACCGGCGGCGAGATCCGGGTGGTGAACCGGCCGGTCACCAATGCCCCTCCCATCGTCATGATCGAGGCGGGCGTGGCCTACGTGCCGGAGGACCGCAGCGCCACCGGCACTGCGCCCAACCTCTCGGTGGCGGAAAACCTGGCCCTGAAGGGCTACCGCCGGCCCGGCATCGGCGGCCGCTGGCTGGTGAACCGGCGGGCCATGTTGGAAGAGGCCCGGCGGCTGGTGCGGGAGTTCAACATCGCCACCCCCACTGTGGAGACACCGGCCCGCAAGCTCAGCGGCGGCAACCTCCAGAAGGTGATCCTGGCCCGGGAGATCGCGCAGCAGCCGGCGGTGACCGTGGCCGCCTACCCCACCCGGGGGCTGGACATCGGCGCCACGGAACAGGTCCGCCGCATCCTCATCCAGGAGCGAAGCCAGGGAGCCGCCATCCTGCTCATCTCGGAAGATTTGGACGAAATCCTGGCCCTGGCCGACCGCATTCTGGTGCTCTACGAAGGGCGCATCATCGGCGAAGTGCCCGCGGCGGAAGCTAACCTGGAGCAGATCGGCCTGATGATGGCGGGCCAGAAGCTGGAGGTCCAATGA
- a CDS encoding glycosyltransferase family 117 protein translates to MVKLLPTARTDRQIVLLLMAATLALYVRMAAPDMLPGDSGEFQFAAWRLGLAHPTGYPLYLLLGSAWQHLLAVLGLNPAAALNLFSGVVGALAVGQLYRLMYYWLDGPAALRRATALFVAAYFAVNPTFWSQNLIAEVYTLHALFVLLILLAVPGLEAIPPARKRKRPIITTPRLVGLAGLVGLSLTHHAMTLLWIPPLLLALWLLDGRWWRSWGLLAAVGAGLAPLVLYLYIPLRSGPTASPWYHQRLDGSVLSLYRGDWASFLDFVTGRSISVGFKGAAEALAGLGDAAFLWRLHFGWPGLVLMALGLLALARSGRRPLLALTVTYALLQQLFNLFYNIGDILVYYIPLYLVATLWIGFGVHSLAAGHWLPGARPSEPQDPPQAQDSAGAGGRPSPGFLFGLLAIGLACLLPLQQWRAYAGILDQSQMRSTRQQWEQILAAQPPANAILVSNDRNEIVPLFYLQAVEGRAQGMTGLFPLIMPDPRFADIGATLDTALAEGGERPVYLIKAMPGLAVKYELMPGPGPLVQVIGPVTAEPARPVMRELGPLTLLGYTWTEQGDQVTIRLFWRVDQRLPGDFTTTVQLLDDRGDKLAQHDAPPGDVYYPTSLWKPGEVLTEAHALPLDAARQARSLLVGLYRQPDLAQLAPPLELPLAP, encoded by the coding sequence ATGGTCAAATTACTACCCACTGCCCGCACCGACCGACAGATCGTCCTGCTGCTGATGGCGGCCACCCTGGCCCTCTACGTGCGGATGGCCGCGCCCGACATGCTGCCCGGCGATTCGGGCGAGTTCCAGTTCGCGGCCTGGCGGCTGGGCCTGGCCCACCCCACGGGCTATCCCCTCTACCTGTTGCTGGGCAGTGCCTGGCAGCATCTCCTGGCCGTCCTGGGCCTGAACCCGGCCGCGGCCCTGAACCTCTTCAGCGGCGTGGTGGGTGCGCTGGCGGTGGGCCAGCTCTACCGGCTCATGTACTATTGGCTGGACGGGCCGGCGGCCCTCCGGCGGGCGACGGCGCTCTTCGTCGCGGCCTACTTTGCCGTCAACCCCACCTTCTGGAGCCAGAACCTGATCGCCGAGGTCTACACCCTGCACGCCCTCTTCGTGCTGCTCATCCTCCTGGCCGTGCCTGGGCTGGAGGCCATCCCCCCGGCCAGGAAGCGGAAACGGCCAATCATCACCACCCCGCGGCTGGTGGGGCTGGCGGGGCTGGTCGGGCTTTCCCTCACCCACCACGCCATGACCCTCCTCTGGATCCCTCCCCTGCTGCTGGCCCTCTGGCTGCTGGATGGGCGCTGGTGGCGCTCGTGGGGGCTGTTGGCGGCGGTCGGGGCCGGCCTGGCGCCCCTGGTCCTCTACCTGTACATCCCGCTGCGCAGCGGGCCAACAGCCTCCCCCTGGTATCACCAGCGGCTGGATGGATCCGTCCTGAGCCTGTACCGGGGCGACTGGGCCTCGTTTCTGGATTTCGTCACCGGCCGCTCCATCTCGGTGGGGTTCAAGGGAGCGGCGGAGGCCCTGGCCGGCCTGGGGGACGCGGCGTTCCTCTGGCGGCTCCACTTCGGCTGGCCCGGCCTGGTGCTGATGGCCCTGGGCCTGCTTGCCCTGGCCCGGTCTGGACGTCGCCCGCTCCTGGCCCTGACCGTCACTTACGCGCTGCTCCAGCAGCTCTTCAACCTGTTCTACAACATCGGCGATATCCTGGTTTACTACATCCCCCTCTACCTGGTGGCTACCCTCTGGATTGGCTTCGGCGTCCACAGCCTCGCGGCCGGCCACTGGCTGCCTGGCGCGCGGCCATCTGAGCCCCAGGATCCTCCCCAGGCTCAAGACAGCGCCGGGGCGGGCGGCCGCCCCTCGCCCGGGTTCCTGTTCGGTCTGCTGGCCATCGGCCTGGCCTGTCTGTTGCCCCTGCAACAGTGGCGTGCCTACGCCGGCATTCTGGATCAGTCCCAGATGCGGAGTACCCGCCAGCAGTGGGAGCAGATCCTGGCGGCTCAGCCACCGGCGAACGCCATCCTGGTCAGCAACGACCGCAACGAGATCGTCCCCCTCTTCTACCTGCAGGCGGTGGAGGGGCGTGCCCAGGGGATGACCGGCCTCTTCCCCCTGATCATGCCTGACCCCCGCTTTGCCGACATTGGGGCCACCCTGGACACCGCCCTGGCTGAAGGCGGGGAGCGCCCGGTCTACCTGATCAAAGCCATGCCCGGCCTGGCCGTGAAGTATGAACTGATGCCGGGCCCGGGTCCCCTGGTGCAGGTGATCGGGCCGGTGACGGCTGAGCCGGCCCGGCCGGTGATGCGGGAGCTGGGGCCGCTGACCTTGTTGGGCTACACGTGGACGGAGCAGGGTGACCAGGTGACCATCCGGCTCTTCTGGCGGGTGGACCAGCGGCTTCCCGGCGACTTCACCACCACGGTCCAGCTGCTGGATGACCGGGGGGACAAACTGGCGCAGCACGACGCACCGCCGGGAGACGTCTACTATCCCACGTCCCTGTGGAAGCCAGGGGAAGTGCTGACAGAGGCCCACGCCCTACCCCTGGACGCGGCGCGGCAGGCCCGCTCCCTGCTGGTGGGCCTTTACCGCCAGCCGGACCTGGCCCAACTGGCCCCGCCCCTGGAGCTGCCGTTGGCCCCGTAA
- a CDS encoding ABC transporter permease, producing the protein MELALIVNILAAGIRSGTAILFATLGEIFAERAGVLNLGVEGMMLMGAMSAFGVAANTGNPWLGLLVAAGAGGLMALLHAFVTVTLRADQVVSGLALTFLGTGLSAVLGAPLVEVKQAPRLPTWSIPGLAELPLLGPVLFQHNVIVYVGMLLVPLAWFYIYRTRPGLELRAIGEYPAAADVLGVNVYAQRYAYVVLGGVLAGIGGAALSLAITPLWIEGMTAGQGWIAVGLVIFAGWDPVRAALGSYLFGAIRRLPLDLQNLAFFLRNPTYGYFMNMLPYLFTILVLVIGSREAMRRRLGAPAALGQPYVREERGV; encoded by the coding sequence ATGGAACTGGCCCTGATCGTCAACATTCTGGCTGCGGGCATCCGCTCGGGGACGGCCATCCTCTTTGCCACCCTGGGAGAAATTTTCGCCGAGCGAGCGGGCGTGCTCAACCTGGGGGTGGAGGGGATGATGCTCATGGGCGCCATGAGCGCCTTTGGTGTGGCCGCCAACACGGGCAACCCCTGGCTGGGCCTGCTGGTGGCGGCAGGCGCCGGGGGGCTGATGGCCCTGCTCCACGCCTTTGTCACCGTCACCCTCCGGGCCGACCAGGTGGTGAGCGGCCTGGCGTTGACCTTCCTGGGCACGGGGCTGAGCGCGGTCCTGGGCGCGCCCCTGGTGGAGGTGAAGCAGGCCCCCCGGCTGCCCACCTGGTCCATCCCCGGCCTTGCGGAGCTCCCCCTGCTGGGCCCCGTCCTCTTTCAGCACAACGTAATCGTCTACGTGGGCATGCTGTTGGTGCCCCTGGCCTGGTTTTACATCTACCGCACCCGACCGGGGCTGGAGCTGCGGGCCATCGGCGAGTACCCGGCAGCGGCCGACGTGCTGGGCGTCAATGTCTACGCGCAGCGCTACGCCTATGTGGTGCTGGGCGGCGTCCTGGCCGGCATCGGCGGCGCAGCCCTGAGCCTGGCCATCACCCCCCTCTGGATCGAGGGCATGACGGCCGGCCAGGGCTGGATCGCGGTGGGGCTGGTGATCTTTGCCGGCTGGGATCCGGTCCGGGCGGCGCTGGGCTCCTACCTCTTCGGGGCCATCCGTCGGCTGCCCCTGGACCTTCAAAACCTGGCCTTTTTTCTGCGCAACCCAACTTATGGATATTTCATGAACATGTTACCCTATCTCTTCACCATCCTCGTCCTGGTCATTGGCTCTCGGGAGGCCATGCGAAGGCGGCTGGGCGCGCCGGCGGCGTTGGGCCAGCCCTACGTGCGGGAGGAGCGCGGCGTCTGA
- a CDS encoding BMP family ABC transporter substrate-binding protein: MRNKRAWFLLTVMMVAALLLSACPAATPAPGGAPAAGEETSAATEAAPEAPAADAGGVQIPDIEEGKFNVAFVYVGPIGDGGWTYAHNQGRLYLEEQLGDQVHTAYLESVPEGADAVRVIRSLARKGFNAIFTTSFGYMDPTEEVAAEFPDIYFVHISGFKKNDTNFANLFGAMEDMKYLAGMIAGARAKADGSNRVGYIAPFPIAEVIRLGNALALGMRRTCPECEMDIRWIFTWFDPDKEREAAISLLDAGATVVVTGADTPGPVQAAGERGLYGIGYDSDNACEVDPEHCLTVPYWHWGPAYAQLVQQMMDGTFVPDDYYFDADTGIVGLLGFMEGQEPMPAVPEEVIPEVRELLAQMLAGEFDRFDIFTGPIYDNKGNLVVPEGQQLTQSDLEGIDAELGAMLGREGCTICMNWLAEGFVPDAEIPQN, encoded by the coding sequence ATGCGAAACAAACGAGCCTGGTTCCTACTCACAGTAATGATGGTGGCGGCCCTGCTGCTGAGCGCCTGCCCGGCTGCCACCCCGGCCCCCGGTGGCGCACCCGCTGCCGGCGAAGAGACATCGGCTGCGACGGAGGCCGCCCCCGAAGCCCCGGCGGCTGACGCAGGCGGCGTCCAGATCCCGGACATCGAGGAGGGCAAGTTTAACGTCGCCTTCGTCTACGTAGGCCCCATCGGCGACGGCGGCTGGACCTACGCCCACAACCAGGGACGCCTCTACCTGGAGGAACAACTGGGTGACCAGGTCCACACGGCCTACCTGGAGAGCGTGCCCGAGGGAGCGGACGCGGTACGGGTGATCCGCAGCCTGGCCCGCAAGGGCTTCAACGCCATCTTCACCACCTCCTTCGGCTACATGGATCCCACCGAAGAAGTGGCGGCCGAATTCCCGGACATCTACTTCGTCCACATCTCCGGCTTCAAGAAGAACGACACCAACTTCGCCAACCTCTTCGGCGCCATGGAGGACATGAAGTACCTGGCTGGGATGATTGCAGGCGCCCGGGCCAAGGCCGATGGCTCCAATCGGGTGGGCTACATCGCCCCCTTCCCCATCGCCGAGGTGATCCGCCTGGGCAACGCCCTGGCCCTGGGCATGCGCCGAACCTGCCCCGAGTGTGAGATGGACATCCGCTGGATCTTCACCTGGTTCGACCCGGACAAGGAACGGGAGGCGGCCATCTCCCTGCTGGACGCCGGCGCCACCGTGGTGGTGACCGGGGCCGATACGCCTGGGCCGGTGCAGGCAGCCGGCGAGCGGGGCCTCTACGGCATCGGCTATGACAGCGACAACGCCTGCGAGGTGGACCCCGAACACTGCCTCACCGTGCCGTACTGGCACTGGGGCCCGGCCTATGCGCAGCTGGTCCAGCAGATGATGGACGGCACCTTTGTGCCGGACGACTACTACTTTGACGCGGACACGGGCATCGTGGGTCTGCTGGGCTTCATGGAGGGACAGGAGCCCATGCCCGCCGTGCCCGAGGAAGTCATCCCCGAGGTGCGGGAGCTTCTGGCCCAGATGTTGGCCGGCGAATTTGACCGCTTTGACATCTTCACCGGCCCGATTTACGACAACAAGGGGAACCTGGTGGTGCCCGAAGGTCAACAGCTCACCCAGTCGGACCTGGAAGGCATCGACGCCGAGCTGGGCGCCATGCTGGGCCGGGAAGGCTGCACCATCTGCATGAACTGGCTGGCCGAGGGCTTCGTGCCGGACGCGGAGATTCCCCAGAACTGA
- a CDS encoding ABC transporter permease, translated as MTTRSAAALPGARRRLRLERRLEQPRWLQFLSPVILIAAALLVGGLLLQIAGANPWLVYRRMAQVAFGSAYGWSDTTVKATPLILAGLGVALAFRMRLWNIGAEGQLFLGAFMASGVALHWLPPETPRPLMLTAMAVAGFVGGALWGLIPGLLKAWLNVNEIITSLMLNYVAIYWNNYFIYGPWSQRGFGLTPTFPRSAWMPRFTDYAETFPALRGLTAHFGIFLGIGLALLIWLVLRYTRWGFEINVIGDNPRAARYAGIHLGRNIVLAMILSGGLAGLAGMSEVSGVVHRLQERFSPGYGFTAIIIAWLAKLNPLAIVLVAYLFGGLLVGGDEIQPAGIAQLLQGVILFVVVGGEVLLQYRVRWTR; from the coding sequence ATGACCACGCGCTCTGCCGCAGCCCTCCCTGGCGCCCGCCGGCGGCTCCGCCTGGAACGCCGCCTGGAACAGCCCCGTTGGCTCCAGTTCCTTTCTCCGGTCATCCTGATCGCGGCCGCCCTGCTGGTGGGCGGGCTCCTCTTGCAGATCGCAGGGGCCAACCCCTGGCTGGTCTATCGGCGCATGGCCCAGGTGGCCTTTGGCTCGGCCTACGGCTGGTCCGACACCACCGTGAAGGCCACGCCCCTGATCCTGGCCGGCCTGGGCGTGGCGCTGGCCTTCCGCATGCGCCTGTGGAACATCGGCGCGGAGGGGCAGCTCTTCCTGGGTGCGTTCATGGCCTCGGGCGTGGCCCTCCACTGGCTGCCGCCGGAAACACCCCGCCCCCTCATGCTCACGGCCATGGCCGTGGCCGGCTTTGTGGGCGGTGCCCTCTGGGGCCTGATCCCGGGCCTCCTCAAGGCATGGCTCAACGTCAACGAGATCATCACCAGCCTGATGCTGAACTACGTGGCCATCTACTGGAACAACTACTTCATCTATGGCCCGTGGAGCCAGCGGGGCTTTGGCCTGACGCCCACTTTTCCCCGTTCGGCATGGATGCCCCGCTTCACCGACTATGCGGAGACCTTTCCCGCCCTGCGGGGCCTGACGGCCCACTTCGGCATCTTCCTGGGGATTGGCCTGGCGCTGCTCATCTGGCTGGTGTTGCGCTACACCCGCTGGGGCTTCGAGATCAACGTCATTGGCGACAACCCCCGGGCAGCCCGCTATGCCGGCATTCACCTGGGGCGCAACATCGTCCTGGCCATGATCTTGAGCGGCGGCCTGGCCGGCCTGGCCGGCATGAGCGAAGTGAGCGGCGTGGTGCATCGCCTGCAGGAACGCTTTTCCCCGGGCTATGGCTTCACGGCCATCATCATCGCCTGGCTGGCCAAGCTGAACCCGCTGGCCATCGTGCTGGTGGCGTACCTGTTCGGCGGACTGCTGGTGGGCGGCGATGAGATTCAACCGGCGGGGATCGCCCAGCTCCTGCAGGGGGTGATCCTGTTTGTGGTGGTGGGCGGCGAGGTTCTCCTACAGTATCGCGTCCGGTGGACGCGATAG
- a CDS encoding flippase has translation MQTTPTSAGVVQSTGRRVLVNTGALTSSSLWRIALSFVLQVLIARGLGVAALGQYTVAMAYLNVSQVISELGLPVLLVRDLAQMPTRRRAYFRTALWVQMASALLTWGGLVLLTLVLPFSASTRPALWLVGASLPFFAVTSVCETLFQAGERMELVMGIEMLVNLLIVAVSLVALWLGGEVLHLIGVLILTQLFSALFCLWLVGRSGLLAEPQEGVAVSPRMLFRQAPPFLGLTLADVLLQRMDILLLSVLGGETMTGLYSAAYNLVRVALKLIQSFGRALYPTFSRLRHQALETYHRLAALSLRYGLLILLPAAALGTALAPDLLHLVYAQDYVQAAPIFQVLLWLPPFFLLETYAVTLLMVERHPGHSLLISGLHVGVLLVAMPPLIWVGGAQGAAWAVLLAGGAGVLGSLWFLRGKRLAPALGQLWPMGAASALALVLAIWLPMAWPWRLLASATLYALLAWFTGMVAPDDIQLFRRVLRHGKG, from the coding sequence ATGCAGACGACACCCACTTCGGCCGGCGTTGTACAGTCCACCGGGCGGCGCGTGCTGGTCAACACCGGCGCGCTGACCAGTTCCAGCCTCTGGCGCATCGCCCTGAGCTTCGTGCTGCAGGTGCTCATCGCCCGGGGGCTGGGGGTGGCTGCCCTGGGCCAGTACACGGTGGCCATGGCCTACCTCAACGTCAGCCAGGTGATCAGCGAACTGGGGCTGCCGGTGCTGCTGGTGCGCGACCTGGCCCAGATGCCCACCCGACGCCGGGCCTATTTTCGAACAGCGCTGTGGGTGCAGATGGCGTCGGCTTTGCTCACCTGGGGGGGTCTAGTCCTCCTCACCCTGGTACTGCCCTTCTCCGCCAGCACCCGCCCGGCCCTGTGGCTGGTTGGAGCATCCCTGCCCTTCTTCGCCGTCACCTCCGTATGCGAGACCTTGTTCCAGGCCGGCGAGCGTATGGAACTGGTGATGGGCATCGAAATGCTGGTCAACCTCCTCATTGTGGCCGTCAGCCTGGTGGCCCTCTGGCTGGGGGGGGAAGTCCTGCACCTGATCGGGGTCCTGATCCTGACCCAGCTCTTTTCGGCGCTCTTCTGCCTGTGGCTGGTGGGGCGCAGCGGACTGCTGGCCGAACCCCAGGAGGGGGTGGCGGTCTCGCCCCGGATGCTCTTCCGGCAGGCGCCGCCCTTTCTGGGCCTGACCCTGGCCGATGTGCTGCTCCAGCGCATGGACATCCTGCTCTTGAGTGTGCTGGGCGGTGAAACCATGACTGGCCTCTACAGTGCGGCCTACAACCTGGTGCGGGTAGCCCTGAAGTTGATCCAGAGCTTCGGCCGCGCCCTCTACCCCACCTTCAGCCGGCTGCGCCACCAGGCCCTGGAGACCTACCATCGCCTGGCGGCCTTGAGCCTGCGCTACGGGCTTCTGATCCTCTTGCCAGCTGCGGCCCTGGGCACGGCCCTGGCGCCGGACCTGCTCCATTTGGTCTATGCCCAGGACTACGTCCAGGCAGCCCCCATCTTTCAGGTATTGCTCTGGCTGCCCCCCTTCTTCCTGTTGGAAACCTATGCCGTCACCCTGTTGATGGTGGAACGGCACCCTGGCCACAGCCTGCTCATCAGCGGGCTCCATGTGGGCGTGCTGCTGGTGGCCATGCCCCCCCTGATCTGGGTGGGGGGGGCCCAGGGGGCGGCGTGGGCTGTGCTGCTGGCGGGTGGCGCGGGCGTCCTGGGGAGCCTGTGGTTCCTGCGGGGGAAGCGACTGGCCCCGGCGTTGGGACAGCTCTGGCCCATGGGGGCGGCCTCGGCGCTGGCCCTGGTGTTGGCCATCTGGCTGCCCATGGCCTGGCCCTGGCGTCTGCTGGCCAGCGCTACCCTCTACGCCCTGCTGGCCTGGTT
- a CDS encoding metal-dependent hydrolase: MLPQSHVAYTWCALSLAQEHLDVAPDADYRLVALAAMGPDLVDKPLAWAYFYRRYRAAVLFAHTLLAHVAVLLLTAQRFPQAWIYTLAFVGHAVLDRLWFFPDTFYWPLRGWRFHVWRKQGSEQAAISQAYWHAFTRRPELWIWELGGLLALAWFIWRHQLYRPSHLLRFLLTGRPPAVNRRG, translated from the coding sequence ATGTTGCCCCAATCCCATGTAGCCTACACCTGGTGTGCCCTCAGCTTAGCCCAGGAGCACCTGGACGTGGCACCGGATGCCGACTATCGGCTGGTGGCCCTGGCGGCCATGGGCCCCGATCTGGTGGACAAGCCCCTGGCCTGGGCCTACTTTTATCGCCGCTACCGGGCGGCGGTGCTCTTTGCCCACACGCTCCTGGCGCATGTGGCGGTCCTGCTGCTCACAGCCCAACGATTTCCCCAGGCCTGGATCTACACCCTGGCCTTTGTGGGCCATGCCGTGCTGGACCGGCTTTGGTTCTTCCCGGACACCTTCTACTGGCCGCTGCGGGGCTGGCGTTTCCACGTCTGGCGCAAGCAGGGCTCCGAGCAGGCGGCCATCAGCCAGGCCTACTGGCATGCCTTCACCCGTCGCCCGGAGCTCTGGATCTGGGAGCTCGGTGGGCTGCTGGCCCTGGCCTGGTTCATCTGGCGTCACCAGCTCTACCGTCCTTCACACTTGCTCCGCTTCCTCCTCACAGGCAGGCCGCCCGCTGTCAATAGACGTGGCTGA